The DNA region TCGATTCGGGTGCGCTATGAGGTCAAACCGGAGAACTACTGCGGACTGGTGAAGCTCGCCTGCATCCTCATCTGGACGCGCATCTGGCATCGGCTCAAAGCCGCGTACGCGGATTGAGATAGACTCTCAAGCGTCCGTCGCAGAACCATCGGAGAGAGCGTCCGCAGGTTCCTATAGTTCAGGGGTGAGCCATACTCGCAAAGCTCGAGGATTCCCGCGCTTGGATTTCCACCGACCCGCGAGACGAACAGCCCGCCCACGACACTGATTCGGGTGCTCGTCCTGCCGAGAGTCCGGTACTCCATGCGACGCGCTCCTCTCGCGGAATCTGTACCAGAGTACCACGGATTGCCCGATGACGCACCGCCGTTGTTACCGGGAGAGCACCTGAGCAGAGGCGGCGTCGCGTCGACGGGACTCAGTAGCCATCCAGTTCCGCGGACAGGCGGAACCCCTTCGCGCTGTACTCCATTCGCGTCACCAGGGGCGGCGCGTCGCTGCGTGACAAGATGCGCAGACGCAACGGCGAGCCCTCGACGACGAGGTTGTCGGTGAGTAGGTCGGACTGGCGCGATTGGGAGCCGCCAGGCAGGCGCTCAAATCGTGTTTCCACGTCCCAGACGACTCCACCAGAAACCCGACGAGCGTCTGTGCGCGTCGCCTCGGCACGCCAGTAGATGCCTTTGGCGTCGAGGAGGAACCGGAGCCGGGGCTCCGACCCAAAATCATGCAGACGAATCCGGTATAGAGCGCTGAAGATCGTGTGCGTCTCGCCCGGCAGCGCTTGTCGCGTCGACCGGTCGGCTTCTGTCCGGCGGTAGTCCGCGGTCCGCTCGCGCTGGGCGTAGCGTATGTCCAGACGTTCCTGGAACTTCGCTTCGTCGATATCGGAGCGGTACGCGACCGGCAGACCGGTGCGCGTATCGATGTCCGTTTCGTACCGATTCGTCACTCGGTAGATGCGCGACGGAAGGGCCCTGGTGCGCGCCTCGACGCGCAGGCGCTGAATCGGAACGCCGTCGATGACAGTCGGGGGCGAGAGCGACATCGTCGCGTCGACGACGCCGATCCGCACCCAGCGCACCGTGTAGTGGAGCGTCTCTGTTTGCGGCAGACGCCATCCGGCGGCGGATGCCGTCGACAGGAGAAGCGCGAGAACAGCCGCCGCCAGCCGGTTCCTGAGCATGGTTCCATGGTACGCGCCCGGGCACTGTCCGGCAACCTCGGCGCGAGACGTCGCTTCCACGCGGCGGATGGATCGCGCATCATGTGCCCGCCAGGTGTTCTAGCACAGAAGGAGGCGAACCGGTGAGAAGTACAGCGCCTATCGTGCATATCGGGACGATCGGGGAGAGCGTTTGGCGAAGCGACGACGGCGGAGAGTCGTTCCGGCGCGTCGCGCAAGGAATGTGGTTCGAAAACAACGTGCGGTCGCTGGCTCATGTGCCGACCGGCAGCATGCTGGCTGGCACGGACAATGGGCTCTACCGGTCGTCAGACGGCATACGGTGGGAGCACGTGCCGTCGCCCATGGACGGCAAGCAGACGTGGAGCCTGGCGTTCAGCCCGCACGATCCGGCGATTGCCTTCGCTGGAACCTGCCCGAGCGCGCTTTACGTCTCGCGGGATGGCGGCAGCCAGTGGCAGGAATGCGCTGGCGACCCCATCGCGCAGTCGTGCTTCGGCGGCTCGATGGTGACGAGGACAACGTGCTTCGTGCCGCATCCGACTAAACCGCAGCTCGTCTTTGCCGGAATCGAGGTCGATGGACCCCGACGCTCGACGGACGGCGGGAACACGTGGCATCGCATCGGTCCCGACCCGCTGGCGACGGCGGATATTCACGACATCGCGTTCCTCGGCGATGGTACGCTCATCTGCGCGACGAACCACGAGATCTACCGAAGTCGCGACGACGGCGCCACGTGGGTTCCCTTGAACATCCGGGAGCATTTCCGCACGAACTACTGTCGCGGGCTCGCCGTCCCGCCGGAAGACTCTTCGACGCTGTATGTCGGCGTCGGCGATGCCCCGCCTGGAAGCACGGGGTCAATCTATCGCTCGCGCGACGCGGGCGATTCGTGGGAGCTGGTACCGATCCACGCGACCGCCAACAGCACGATCTGGGCGTTCGCCTCGCTGGGTCGGTGGATGTACGCTTATTCCGTTCTGGGGCAGGTGTACCG from Candidatus Poribacteria bacterium includes:
- a CDS encoding DUF3108 domain-containing protein, with amino-acid sequence MLRNRLAAAVLALLLSTASAAGWRLPQTETLHYTVRWVRIGVVDATMSLSPPTVIDGVPIQRLRVEARTRALPSRIYRVTNRYETDIDTRTGLPVAYRSDIDEAKFQERLDIRYAQRERTADYRRTEADRSTRQALPGETHTIFSALYRIRLHDFGSEPRLRFLLDAKGIYWRAEATRTDARRVSGGVVWDVETRFERLPGGSQSRQSDLLTDNLVVEGSPLRLRILSRSDAPPLVTRMEYSAKGFRLSAELDGY